In Candidatus Zixiibacteriota bacterium, one genomic interval encodes:
- a CDS encoding efflux RND transporter periplasmic adaptor subunit has product MKKYIFIVVFAVVLLGSYYGVNAIFTKDIDIPTSTVKKGEFLISQKASGTVDAKRAYSLTAPRIRGLQITWLAPEGSMVKVKDSVIKFDATQQQADLRDHESALKINQTALERAKQELTIQEKQLRLELQKAERNYDEKKHEAPKLAEEARLELELAQLNFNAKLEQIKSDVAKAELEVKRAQDKVNMAQRELDQLTVTAPIPGMVVYLEIWKGGSMGKVQEGDSPWPGQGLINLPDLTEMVVKAAVSEVDAAKVDSGQEVIVRLDAFPDKQYKGVVQKKGTLARKKDYQSKVNVFDVEVAITDHDENVKPGMSASCDVVIGRFPDIVTVPLEAVFEKEGKTFVYLDSKDKREVQVGRKNDMEIEVTEGLKGGESICLVDPTLGEQGFPGDRATEPELNKGRGEGGQVQVKSSR; this is encoded by the coding sequence ATGAAAAAGTATATCTTTATCGTCGTGTTTGCCGTCGTATTGCTCGGCAGCTACTACGGCGTCAATGCGATTTTCACCAAGGATATCGATATCCCCACCAGCACGGTGAAGAAGGGGGAGTTTCTGATCTCTCAGAAGGCGAGCGGCACTGTTGACGCCAAGCGAGCCTATTCGCTCACGGCGCCGCGTATTCGCGGATTGCAGATCACGTGGCTGGCGCCGGAGGGCTCGATGGTGAAAGTGAAAGATTCGGTGATCAAGTTCGATGCCACCCAGCAGCAGGCCGACTTGCGCGATCATGAATCGGCCCTGAAGATTAATCAAACCGCTCTCGAACGGGCGAAACAGGAGCTGACAATCCAGGAGAAACAGCTGAGGCTGGAGCTGCAGAAAGCTGAGCGGAACTACGATGAGAAAAAACACGAAGCGCCCAAGCTGGCGGAGGAAGCCAGACTTGAGTTGGAACTGGCCCAACTGAATTTCAACGCCAAACTGGAACAGATAAAATCCGATGTCGCCAAGGCCGAGCTGGAAGTGAAGAGGGCCCAGGACAAAGTGAACATGGCGCAGCGAGAATTGGACCAACTCACCGTGACGGCGCCGATCCCCGGTATGGTCGTATACCTCGAAATCTGGAAGGGGGGCTCGATGGGTAAAGTTCAGGAGGGTGACTCGCCGTGGCCGGGGCAGGGGCTGATCAACCTGCCCGATCTGACCGAGATGGTGGTGAAAGCCGCTGTCTCCGAGGTTGATGCCGCCAAGGTTGACTCCGGGCAGGAGGTCATCGTGCGACTGGATGCATTCCCCGACAAGCAATACAAGGGAGTGGTGCAGAAGAAGGGGACGCTGGCCCGCAAGAAAGACTATCAATCCAAAGTGAACGTTTTCGATGTCGAAGTGGCGATCACCGATCATGACGAGAATGTCAAGCCCGGGATGTCGGCGTCGTGCGACGTGGTCATTGGTCGTTTCCCTGATATCGTCACCGTGCCTTTGGAGGCAGTTTTCGAGAAAGAAGGGAAAACCTTCGTGTATCTGGATAGTAAAGACAAGCGCGAGGTGCAGGTGGGTCGCAAGAATGATATGGAGATCGAAGTGACCGAGGGACTTAAAGGGGGTGAGTCGATCTGTCTGGTTGATCCTACCCTGGGTGAGCAGGGGTTCCCCGGCGACCGCGCGACTGAGCCGGAACTGAACAAAGGTCGAGGCGAAGGCGGTCAGGTCCAGGTAAAGAGTTCCAGGTAG
- a CDS encoding lysophospholipid acyltransferase family protein — protein sequence MAKLSHHVEYLATRFGIAVANLLSPRAADRLGAGLGDLAYLMLTSRQRIAMENLRRAFGDRYSEPELQQITRRVFQNIGRTLVEFARFGKIKAEGARSLVAGDLTGVEQARAKGNGGIIVTAHFGNWELLGAWFGAMGYPMDFLVGRQHNQKVDDLLIGFRREMGVGIIPLATSTRQVFKALKANRITGLVSDQHASSGGVRLEFFGRPAATPRGPALFAIRANCPLLPYMLRRESFDRHVAMAGEPIYPPNSGDEEADIRTMTEQYTGFFENCIRQFPDQWMWTHRRWKL from the coding sequence ATGGCGAAGCTAAGCCACCACGTCGAATACCTGGCGACACGGTTCGGCATAGCGGTGGCGAATCTGCTTTCGCCTCGTGCGGCTGATCGGCTCGGCGCCGGGCTTGGCGATCTGGCGTACCTGATGCTGACTTCACGCCAGCGGATCGCCATGGAAAACCTCCGTCGCGCGTTCGGCGACAGATACTCGGAACCAGAACTGCAGCAGATCACGCGACGTGTGTTCCAGAATATCGGTCGGACGCTGGTCGAGTTCGCGCGATTCGGCAAGATCAAGGCGGAGGGGGCGCGAAGTCTGGTTGCGGGCGATCTCACTGGTGTGGAACAGGCGCGCGCCAAAGGCAATGGTGGGATAATCGTGACGGCGCATTTCGGCAACTGGGAGCTTCTGGGAGCCTGGTTCGGCGCCATGGGATATCCAATGGACTTTCTTGTTGGCCGACAGCACAATCAAAAGGTTGATGACCTGCTGATCGGGTTTCGTCGCGAGATGGGGGTCGGTATTATTCCCTTGGCCACGAGTACGAGGCAGGTGTTCAAGGCGCTCAAGGCGAATCGCATCACCGGCCTGGTGTCCGACCAGCATGCCTCATCCGGTGGCGTGCGGCTGGAATTCTTCGGCCGGCCGGCCGCGACACCCAGAGGACCGGCGCTCTTTGCAATCCGGGCAAATTGCCCGTTGTTGCCGTATATGTTGCGTCGGGAGTCGTTTGATCGACACGTTGCCATGGCCGGAGAGCCGATCTATCCGCCGAACAGCGGCGACGAAGAAGCAGATATTCGCACGATGACGGAGCAGTACACGGGGTTTTTTGAAAACTGCATTCGGCAGTTTCCGGACCAGTGGATGTGGACGCACAGGAGATGGAAACTGTAG
- a CDS encoding ferritin family protein, with the protein MSIFEYAMKMEQDGRAFYLEHAAKIRQPELKRILEELAHDELKHYNIFKAMHEGLQADYKESEKTTILNTVKNVFEELKAADKEFSFPPEAKRIWEQAQEVEKKTEDFYRVKAAEVTDPRQKNVLSRIADEEHRHWVTMQNVIEFLDRPNHWLEDAEWSDLGE; encoded by the coding sequence ATGAGCATTTTCGAATACGCTATGAAGATGGAACAGGATGGCCGGGCGTTTTATCTGGAGCACGCGGCCAAAATCCGCCAACCCGAGTTAAAACGAATCCTGGAAGAGCTCGCTCATGACGAACTCAAGCACTATAACATCTTCAAGGCGATGCACGAAGGGCTTCAAGCGGACTATAAGGAATCGGAGAAAACTACCATTCTCAACACCGTTAAGAACGTCTTTGAGGAACTAAAAGCGGCCGACAAGGAGTTCTCTTTTCCGCCTGAGGCAAAGAGGATTTGGGAGCAGGCGCAAGAAGTTGAAAAGAAAACCGAGGACTTCTACCGTGTGAAAGCCGCCGAAGTGACCGATCCCCGCCAGAAAAACGTGCTCAGCCGGATCGCCGATGAAGAACATCGCCATTGGGTGACGATGCAGAACGTCATTGAATTCCTGGATCGCCCCAACCACTGGCTTGAGGACGCCGAGTGGAGTGACTTGGGAGAGTAG
- a CDS encoding ABC transporter permease has product MEYRRIFAVSFESLTAHKLRTLLTMLGVIFGVAAVVSMLSIGEGAKQEVLEQISILGINNIIVNAKIPDEMPNAEGGLSRSAGLSRLDGENIAKLSPAVVNVVPQRIEAGITKIRAGSNEAPARVVATLPNFVNSSSIEVATGRFLNGFDNANCSQVCVLGAKAKRSLFAFADPIGKTVRMGEIDFTVIGVMADKYIGRGKVEGLELKNLNEDVYIPFQTAAKKLDRVQPGASQQQLVFFGDNDGQPQQAYNTPEIDQLTITVGNFNDVPLVTKLVERVMKRRHADVADYEIVVPESLLRQSQKTQRIFNIVMGAIAGLSLLVGGIGIMNIMLATVLERTREIGVRRAVGASQGDILQQFLLEAVAICLVGCAIGLALGLIISRAISFYAGWATIVSAFSIVLAVGVSTAVGIVFGIYPARKAAHLDVIEALRYE; this is encoded by the coding sequence ATGGAATATCGACGCATTTTTGCGGTCTCGTTTGAATCGTTGACCGCCCATAAACTCCGCACGCTTCTGACCATGCTGGGCGTGATATTTGGTGTCGCCGCAGTGGTATCGATGCTCTCGATAGGCGAGGGGGCCAAGCAGGAGGTGCTGGAGCAAATATCGATCCTCGGCATCAACAACATCATCGTCAACGCCAAGATCCCCGATGAAATGCCCAACGCTGAAGGCGGATTGTCCCGCTCGGCAGGATTGTCTCGCCTTGACGGTGAGAACATTGCCAAGTTGTCTCCGGCAGTGGTGAATGTCGTGCCGCAGCGGATCGAGGCCGGCATCACCAAGATCCGCGCCGGCAGCAACGAGGCGCCCGCGCGCGTTGTTGCCACGCTGCCGAATTTCGTCAATTCGTCGTCGATAGAAGTCGCGACGGGCCGTTTTCTGAATGGTTTCGACAACGCCAATTGCAGCCAGGTGTGCGTGCTTGGGGCGAAGGCCAAGCGCAGTCTGTTTGCCTTTGCCGATCCGATCGGCAAGACGGTCCGGATGGGCGAGATCGACTTCACGGTCATCGGCGTCATGGCGGACAAGTATATCGGTCGCGGCAAGGTGGAGGGGCTGGAGCTCAAGAATCTCAATGAAGACGTATATATCCCGTTTCAGACGGCGGCAAAGAAGCTCGACCGCGTGCAGCCGGGAGCGTCACAGCAGCAACTGGTCTTTTTCGGCGACAACGATGGCCAGCCCCAGCAGGCTTACAACACGCCGGAGATCGATCAACTGACAATCACAGTCGGCAATTTCAACGATGTGCCGTTGGTGACGAAACTGGTCGAGCGGGTGATGAAACGTCGCCATGCCGACGTGGCCGATTATGAGATAGTCGTGCCGGAGTCACTGCTCCGGCAGTCGCAGAAGACGCAGCGGATATTCAATATCGTGATGGGAGCTATCGCCGGCTTGTCGCTGCTGGTCGGAGGTATCGGCATCATGAATATCATGCTCGCGACAGTCCTCGAGCGGACGAGAGAGATCGGCGTGCGGCGGGCGGTCGGCGCCTCGCAAGGGGATATACTGCAGCAGTTTCTTCTCGAGGCGGTGGCTATCTGCCTGGTAGGGTGCGCTATCGGTTTGGCGTTGGGTCTGATTATTTCGCGGGCGATCTCGTTCTATGCCGGCTGGGCCACGATCGTGTCGGCGTTCTCAATTGTGCTGGCGGTGGGAGTTTCGACGGCGGTGGGTATCGTGTTCGGCATCTACCCGGCGCGTAAGGCGGCGCACCTGGACGTGATCGAGGCGCTCCGTTACGAATAG
- a CDS encoding PAS domain S-box protein, with amino-acid sequence MHNTRVEPVEQGGNDQAAEPAGRPAPRGTGPVRMALRETDEALRVIFNSVHDAIFIHDEDGTVVDVNDRMLRMYDLTRQQALGYSILNDYSGSGNPAGQVREIWARTLAGEDQLFEWKARRPRDGSQFDCEVFLTAIKYRGRRLILATVRDITVRKQEQEVLRAATMQLQALFNASPLGIMAVDRQGRVTLWNAAAERMFGWTREEVIGRSNPLASETRQSEFETLRARVVRGESSSTVATTRRRKDGTSIEISLSTAPLRDAAGTIIGHMAVMADITAQKQAEKALRESEEKYRTLIENINDVAYAYDPDGVITYITPNVERIAGYSPGEIVGRNLRDFVHADDIPQVEKGLAAITQEGKTVPFLGRIHTKSGGLLSVEELSRPVRDAEGSITHVVGIIRDISARMRDQDEIRKLSQAVEQSPISIIITDLNGNIEYANRRFAELTGYSLDEVRGKNPRLLKSGLMSEDVYRDLWSTIRRGERWQGILHNRKKNGELYWEMASICAITDEHGRITHYLALKENITERVLNEREFRKLSTAMVQSANLISMINADGFIEFVNPRFCQVTGYGLPEVIAKPLSVLQSPDNDEEVIAAVWGAIRSGATWSGRLRSRRKNGEIFWEHVTLTPVRDETGRLMNFVLIGEDITAEIAAQQQLLESDKLAAIGVLAAGVSHEFKNYLGGIIGNASFTLDQLAAGSSPGLDLAKETLSQIIDLGEKANQVAMTLLSYSKSRTQDRVRTNLHPIITDTLNLVEKEMRGRGIEVVTYLEAIPDVEVSPSKIQQLLLNLLINAQDAIEGMGVVSIVLTADDTYAWLKVGDTGIGIPAKNLARIFDPFFSTKGVWGQDRISGTGMGLAICRNIAREHSGDMLVESLVGIGSTFSLRLPLSTAPNPEHTSIDPPRHLRLLIFSSDQALYQHYFKPACSAGASLHMVDDVARIEGDLRLICDLVICDARFSGKIELLKMAESSRLAQVPYVMVQCGALEYQLSHLYDHALANYKELPEFDKILSVAVTTASADAGKP; translated from the coding sequence ATGCATAACACAAGGGTGGAGCCCGTCGAACAGGGGGGCAACGACCAGGCCGCCGAACCCGCTGGTAGACCGGCCCCTCGCGGCACCGGTCCGGTCAGGATGGCGCTTCGGGAAACCGATGAAGCGTTGCGCGTCATTTTCAACAGTGTCCACGACGCAATCTTCATCCACGACGAAGACGGGACCGTTGTTGACGTCAACGACCGCATGCTGCGCATGTACGATCTCACGCGCCAGCAGGCGCTTGGATATTCCATCCTGAACGACTACAGCGGTTCGGGAAATCCGGCCGGTCAGGTTCGGGAGATCTGGGCGCGCACCTTGGCCGGTGAGGACCAATTGTTCGAATGGAAGGCCAGGCGCCCGCGCGACGGCTCTCAATTCGATTGCGAGGTGTTTCTCACGGCCATCAAGTATCGTGGACGGCGATTGATCCTGGCAACCGTGCGGGATATCACAGTCCGAAAACAAGAACAGGAAGTGCTACGGGCCGCAACCATGCAGCTGCAGGCGCTGTTCAACGCTTCACCTTTAGGGATCATGGCCGTGGATCGGCAGGGGCGGGTAACACTGTGGAACGCCGCCGCCGAGCGCATGTTCGGTTGGACGCGCGAGGAAGTTATCGGCCGATCCAACCCCCTGGCGTCCGAAACGAGGCAGAGTGAGTTTGAAACGCTGCGTGCCCGTGTCGTTCGAGGTGAGTCGTCGTCCACCGTGGCAACGACGCGCCGCCGCAAGGACGGCACCTCGATCGAGATAAGTCTCTCCACGGCGCCCCTTCGCGATGCCGCCGGCACGATTATCGGGCACATGGCGGTCATGGCGGATATCACGGCGCAGAAGCAGGCCGAGAAAGCGCTTCGCGAATCGGAAGAGAAATACCGTACCTTGATCGAGAATATCAATGACGTCGCGTACGCGTATGATCCCGACGGCGTGATCACGTACATCACGCCGAATGTCGAGCGGATCGCCGGCTATTCGCCCGGCGAGATCGTGGGCCGCAACCTGCGGGATTTTGTTCATGCCGACGACATCCCCCAGGTCGAAAAGGGTCTGGCGGCAATCACGCAGGAGGGCAAGACGGTCCCCTTCCTCGGGCGCATCCACACGAAATCGGGTGGTTTGCTTTCCGTCGAAGAACTCAGCCGGCCGGTCCGGGATGCCGAAGGCAGCATCACACATGTCGTCGGGATTATCCGCGACATTTCCGCCCGCATGCGGGATCAGGATGAGATTCGAAAACTATCTCAGGCGGTCGAACAGAGTCCCATCTCCATCATCATCACGGACCTGAACGGGAACATCGAATATGCCAACCGGCGCTTCGCCGAGCTGACGGGGTACAGCCTTGACGAGGTCAGGGGGAAAAACCCGCGGCTTTTGAAATCCGGACTCATGTCGGAAGACGTCTATCGCGACCTCTGGAGCACTATCCGCCGAGGGGAGCGATGGCAGGGGATACTTCATAATCGCAAGAAGAACGGCGAACTCTACTGGGAAATGGCGTCGATTTGCGCCATCACCGACGAGCACGGTCGTATCACGCATTACCTCGCGCTCAAGGAGAATATCACCGAAAGAGTTCTCAACGAACGGGAATTCCGCAAACTCTCAACGGCGATGGTGCAATCGGCCAATCTCATTTCGATGATCAACGCCGACGGCTTCATCGAGTTTGTCAATCCGCGCTTCTGTCAGGTCACCGGCTACGGCCTGCCGGAAGTCATTGCCAAACCTCTCAGCGTACTCCAATCGCCGGACAACGACGAAGAGGTCATTGCAGCCGTCTGGGGCGCCATCAGAAGCGGGGCCACCTGGTCCGGACGTCTCCGCAGTCGTCGCAAGAACGGCGAGATATTCTGGGAGCACGTGACACTAACTCCGGTCCGGGACGAAACGGGCCGCCTAATGAACTTCGTGCTGATCGGCGAGGATATCACCGCCGAAATCGCCGCCCAGCAACAGCTCCTCGAATCGGACAAGTTGGCCGCTATCGGCGTGCTGGCCGCCGGCGTCTCCCACGAGTTCAAGAATTATCTGGGCGGGATCATTGGCAACGCCTCCTTCACCCTCGACCAGTTGGCTGCGGGAAGTTCCCCCGGCCTCGATCTGGCAAAAGAGACGCTCTCACAGATCATCGATCTTGGCGAGAAGGCGAACCAGGTCGCCATGACACTGCTCAGCTACTCCAAATCGCGAACACAGGACCGGGTCCGCACCAACCTCCACCCTATCATCACTGACACGCTGAATCTGGTCGAGAAGGAGATGCGCGGACGCGGCATTGAGGTAGTGACCTATCTGGAAGCGATTCCGGATGTTGAAGTCTCCCCCTCCAAGATCCAGCAGTTGCTCCTCAATTTGCTCATCAACGCCCAGGATGCTATCGAAGGAATGGGTGTCGTGAGTATCGTACTCACGGCTGATGATACCTACGCCTGGTTGAAGGTTGGGGATACCGGCATAGGCATTCCCGCGAAGAATCTGGCGCGCATCTTTGATCCGTTCTTCTCGACGAAGGGGGTGTGGGGCCAGGACAGAATATCGGGCACCGGCATGGGGCTGGCGATCTGCCGCAACATAGCTCGCGAGCACAGCGGCGACATGCTGGTGGAATCACTGGTGGGGATCGGCTCCACCTTCAGTCTTCGCCTGCCGCTCAGCACAGCGCCGAATCCGGAGCATACGTCAATCGATCCGCCACGTCACCTTAGACTGCTGATCTTCTCGTCCGACCAGGCTCTGTACCAGCATTATTTCAAACCGGCCTGTAGTGCAGGTGCGTCACTTCATATGGTGGACGATGTTGCCAGAATCGAAGGGGATCTCCGCCTGATCTGCGACCTGGTCATTTGCGACGCTCGATTCTCCGGGAAAATTGAGTTGCTCAAGATGGCCGAATCGAGCCGGCTGGCGCAGGTCCCGTACGTCATGGTCCAGTGCGGCGCGCTGGAGTACCAGCTGTCGCATCTCTACGACCACGCCCTGGCCAACTACAAAGAACTGCCTGAATTCGACAAGATCCTGTCCGTGGCGGTGACCACCGCAAGCGCGGACGCCGGCAAACCCTAA
- a CDS encoding TolC family protein: protein MKRVVVICGMAIGSLLTAAGLQSRDLTLDQALDLAVNRTARGSVIRGNLEVAEQNYFAKRVNFYVPEIKLEGSLPSYSEDKSYRGVFGFKGRGLYTSTDFGLTSDISLKQSLIFGGDFTVRANLTKRDEKYPDSDTLGNLIYPISYTKQGSFSFSYAQPLLKPSESKYELHNRRDDYEIARFTRIEEEGKLRKEVIEAYVGVLQTELRADLARVKFESSRLKTAVDSAKLADGVIAEEKFLETSSLKLDNELNHFDMENQLAEKRRQMAILLDLDASDTLRLFMPETLVVLGEATRRSLQENWSSTVSIRQAEYRYKKAKRAADYAASAHGLSGDLAANYSFGRGKVDVDGTQLPDINTNSWTVALNFTFPIWDGGASGASVKAARLAEESSRLEFEKAQKAAKAEIESLLNRLDVSHRKLAVIRQQIGLAQNKLDIAQKRFDNGEISDITLLDAQIFFLQTKDKYLDELRNFLVTRLDLESKFSG from the coding sequence ATGAAACGTGTGGTAGTGATTTGCGGCATGGCGATAGGTTCTCTGTTGACGGCTGCCGGGCTTCAAAGCAGAGATCTGACACTGGACCAGGCACTCGATCTGGCCGTCAACCGTACCGCGCGGGGGAGTGTCATCCGCGGCAACCTGGAAGTGGCCGAGCAGAACTATTTCGCCAAGCGGGTGAATTTCTATGTTCCCGAGATCAAACTGGAGGGTTCGCTGCCATCGTACTCGGAGGACAAATCCTATCGTGGTGTATTCGGTTTCAAGGGGAGAGGTTTGTACACATCGACCGATTTCGGTCTCACCTCGGACATCAGCCTGAAACAGAGTCTGATCTTCGGCGGCGATTTCACAGTGCGGGCCAACCTTACCAAACGTGATGAGAAATATCCCGACTCCGACACGCTGGGGAATCTCATCTATCCGATATCGTACACGAAACAAGGCTCGTTCAGCTTCTCGTACGCCCAGCCTCTTCTGAAGCCATCGGAATCCAAATACGAGCTGCACAATCGCCGGGACGATTACGAGATTGCCCGCTTCACCCGGATTGAAGAAGAAGGGAAGCTCCGCAAGGAAGTCATAGAAGCATATGTCGGGGTCCTGCAGACGGAGTTGCGAGCGGACCTGGCCCGCGTGAAGTTTGAATCGTCGCGACTCAAGACCGCTGTCGACTCGGCGAAGCTGGCCGATGGGGTGATCGCTGAGGAGAAGTTCCTCGAGACGTCGTCACTCAAGCTCGACAACGAGTTGAACCATTTCGACATGGAAAACCAGTTAGCAGAAAAACGGCGCCAGATGGCGATTCTGCTGGACCTGGATGCTTCGGACACGTTGCGCCTATTCATGCCTGAGACGTTGGTGGTGCTGGGTGAAGCGACGCGGCGAAGCCTACAGGAGAACTGGTCTTCGACCGTATCGATCAGGCAAGCGGAGTATCGATACAAGAAGGCGAAACGTGCCGCCGACTACGCAGCGTCAGCGCACGGTCTTTCCGGCGATCTGGCGGCCAATTATTCATTCGGCCGGGGCAAGGTGGACGTGGACGGCACCCAGCTTCCGGATATCAACACCAACAGTTGGACGGTGGCGCTCAATTTTACATTCCCCATCTGGGATGGCGGGGCATCGGGGGCGTCGGTGAAGGCGGCACGTCTGGCCGAGGAATCCTCCCGGCTCGAATTCGAGAAAGCACAGAAGGCGGCCAAGGCGGAGATCGAAAGCCTGCTGAACCGCCTTGATGTCAGCCACCGAAAGCTGGCCGTTATTCGTCAGCAGATCGGGCTGGCTCAGAACAAACTCGATATTGCGCAGAAGCGGTTCGATAACGGCGAGATATCCGACATCACGCTGCTTGATGCGCAAATCTTTTTTCTGCAGACCAAAGACAAATACCTGGACGAATTGCGTAATTTTCTGGTGACCCGGCTTGATCTCGAAAGTAAATTCTCCGGATAA
- the waaF gene encoding lipopolysaccharide heptosyltransferase II: MSSRIVIRTPNHLGDCIMALPMINETREAHPGATVTVLAPESLAELYEQNPAIDATIRIPTQHVHGLMAVVKIKEILSRHNFDIGYILPPSFGAAAGFKLAGIKERVGYIADGRRLLLTRPFAMPTPLNCQHRSATYFELLRRAIGRNLEYTPPRLFLNDNDNERAVTVLADFGLTSGERYACLAFRAVAESRRWGTANYAALGKELVVKYDVKVVLIGAAEDTRWGDEIVESVGVARTVNLAGKCSVRESAAVMARAQLFVGDDSGPAHMAAATGVPTIVLFGAGDPAETAPLGEYVRVARLAHLECIGCVRNSCPLRGTARMRCMTELTVPMVMNEVTALEKRAFGPAPR, encoded by the coding sequence ATGAGCTCTCGCATAGTCATCAGAACCCCCAATCATCTGGGGGATTGTATCATGGCGCTTCCCATGATCAACGAAACGCGCGAGGCACACCCCGGCGCTACGGTCACCGTGCTGGCGCCCGAGTCGTTGGCCGAACTGTACGAGCAGAACCCGGCAATCGACGCGACCATACGGATTCCAACGCAGCATGTGCATGGCCTGATGGCGGTGGTAAAGATCAAGGAGATACTCTCGCGGCACAACTTCGATATCGGCTATATCCTGCCACCGTCGTTTGGCGCCGCGGCCGGATTCAAGCTGGCCGGTATCAAGGAGCGTGTGGGCTATATCGCCGATGGGCGGCGGCTTCTGCTGACCCGTCCCTTTGCCATGCCGACACCGCTTAACTGCCAGCACCGGTCCGCCACCTACTTCGAACTGCTCCGTCGCGCGATCGGGCGCAACCTGGAATACACCCCGCCCCGCCTGTTTCTGAACGACAACGACAATGAGCGGGCCGTTACAGTGCTTGCCGATTTCGGTCTCACTTCGGGCGAGCGCTACGCGTGCCTGGCGTTTCGAGCGGTCGCCGAATCACGTCGCTGGGGAACTGCCAATTATGCGGCCCTGGGGAAGGAGCTGGTTGTGAAATACGATGTGAAGGTCGTGTTGATCGGTGCAGCCGAGGATACCCGCTGGGGCGATGAGATCGTTGAGAGCGTCGGCGTCGCCAGGACCGTCAATCTGGCCGGAAAATGTTCCGTGCGGGAATCAGCGGCGGTGATGGCCCGCGCGCAGTTATTTGTGGGCGATGATTCCGGACCGGCGCACATGGCGGCCGCGACCGGCGTACCGACGATCGTATTGTTCGGAGCCGGGGATCCGGCCGAAACAGCTCCCCTCGGGGAGTATGTGCGAGTGGCGCGACTGGCTCATTTGGAATGCATCGGATGTGTTCGCAATAGCTGCCCTCTCAGGGGAACCGCCCGTATGCGATGCATGACCGAACTTACCGTGCCGATGGTCATGAATGAAGTAACGGCGCTTGAAAAGCGTGCCTTCGGACCGGCGCCGCGTTAG
- a CDS encoding deoxyguanosinetriphosphate triphosphohydrolase: MSLSKREDIERWEREHLAGYAAKACESRGRVFPQPEHPLRTAFQRDRDRVIHSTAFRRMEYKTQVFLPHEGDHFRTRLTHTIEVAQISRTLARSLRLNEDLSEAIALAHDLGHTPFGHAGEDVLDELLKDCGGFNHNRQSLRVVDLLEQRYAEHPGLNLSFELREGIAKHETKVRLDLSEFDPFTRPTLETSLVDIADEIAYNAHDVDDGLSAGIIRLDELRELSIWAHGAGNLFAQSGQAAMLVDDQKRYLLVRHLVNLLVTDVLEETDRQLNRLGITTLDQLRHAPERVGRYSPRIQEQVAALKQFLTVKLYRHPRLLDMTQWAREILERLFVHFIHHPDLLPPRFQEMLLTERKEVVIADYIAGMTDRYAEKIYGEVG; this comes from the coding sequence ATGAGTTTAAGTAAGCGCGAGGATATCGAGCGCTGGGAGCGTGAGCATCTGGCCGGCTACGCGGCGAAAGCATGCGAGTCGCGCGGACGGGTGTTTCCCCAACCGGAACATCCGCTGCGAACCGCCTTTCAGCGTGACCGGGACAGGGTTATCCACTCCACCGCTTTTCGCCGGATGGAATACAAGACGCAGGTATTTTTGCCGCACGAGGGGGACCATTTTCGCACCCGGCTCACACACACGATCGAAGTGGCACAGATCAGCCGGACACTGGCGCGGAGCCTTCGGCTCAATGAGGACCTGAGCGAAGCGATTGCGCTGGCTCATGACCTGGGACACACGCCGTTCGGACACGCTGGGGAAGACGTGCTGGACGAACTTCTGAAAGATTGCGGCGGGTTCAATCACAATCGGCAATCGCTGCGCGTGGTGGACTTGCTGGAGCAGCGGTATGCCGAGCATCCGGGACTGAATCTGTCGTTCGAACTGCGCGAAGGGATAGCCAAGCACGAGACCAAGGTGCGGCTTGACCTGTCGGAATTCGATCCCTTCACTCGGCCAACCTTGGAAACATCACTTGTGGATATCGCGGATGAGATCGCGTACAATGCACACGATGTGGACGACGGACTGTCAGCCGGGATCATCAGACTGGATGAGTTGCGAGAGTTGTCCATTTGGGCGCACGGGGCAGGGAATCTCTTCGCGCAGTCCGGTCAGGCAGCGATGTTGGTGGATGACCAGAAGCGGTATCTACTGGTGCGTCACCTGGTGAACCTGCTGGTGACCGACGTGCTGGAAGAAACGGACCGGCAACTGAACCGTCTTGGCATCACAACTCTTGACCAGTTACGGCATGCGCCGGAGCGAGTCGGCCGGTACTCGCCCCGGATACAGGAGCAAGTGGCAGCACTCAAGCAGTTCCTCACGGTGAAGCTGTACCGCCATCCCCGGCTGCTTGACATGACGCAGTGGGCGCGAGAGATACTTGAGCGGCTGTTCGTACATTTCATTCACCATCCGGACCTGCTGCCGCCCCGTTTTCAGGAGATGCTGTTGACGGAACGAAAAGAGGTGGTGATAGCAGACTACATTGCGGGCATGACCGATCGGTATGCGGAGAAGATTTATGGGGAGGTGGGGTGA